A window of Abditibacteriota bacterium contains these coding sequences:
- the rplQ gene encoding 50S ribosomal protein L17 produces the protein MRHRVAGRKLGLPTDQRMALLKGLVRNLILNEGIITTEPRAKEARVMAEKLITTAKKGWFAKDDSELTPEERAQKVHAIRMARRLMPAPRMPKSVLAMKGEKQKAAKAAIREHDAVKHLFEDVCPKVADRKGGYTRITKVGFRRGDNASLVKLELVLD, from the coding sequence ATGCGACACAGAGTTGCAGGCAGAAAGCTCGGTTTGCCGACCGATCAGCGTATGGCTCTTTTGAAGGGACTGGTGCGCAATCTTATCCTCAATGAGGGTATCATTACTACCGAGCCCAGAGCAAAGGAAGCCAGAGTTATGGCCGAAAAGCTGATAACTACCGCGAAGAAAGGCTGGTTTGCCAAGGACGACAGTGAGCTCACCCCCGAGGAAAGGGCTCAGAAGGTCCATGCTATCAGAATGGCGAGACGCCTGATGCCCGCCCCCAGGATGCCCAAGAGCGTGCTGGCCATGAAGGGCGAGAAGCAGAAGGCCGCCAAGGCCGCCATCAGAGAGCATGACGCAGTAAAGCATTTGTTTGAGGACGTATGTCCCAAGGTGGCCGACCGCAAGGGCGGCTATACCAGAATAACCAAGGTAGGCTTCAGAAGAGGCGACAACGCCTCCCTGGTCAAGCTGGAGCTCGTCCTTGATTGA
- the truA gene encoding tRNA pseudouridine(38-40) synthase TruA, translating to MRNVRLILEYDGTAYSGFQRQPNGPTVQAALESAIKSVVGKDVTLYAAGRTDAGVHATGQVCSFLTDTDIGEEGLFAGINSFLPDDISVSRLEFADPDFHARYSAVSRHYSYRILNRRAPSALAFRYTWHVKRLLDPERMRRASGPLLGTHDFRSLANAGCADNTVRTVKSLSIHKDGDIIYIDIEADGFLRSMVRNIAGLLTEVGLGKREPEAIEGLLEKRDRRLAGLCAPAKGLFFTRVDY from the coding sequence ATGAGAAACGTCAGGCTTATCCTGGAGTATGACGGCACAGCCTATTCCGGCTTTCAGCGGCAGCCCAACGGGCCCACAGTCCAGGCTGCACTGGAGTCTGCCATAAAGAGTGTGGTCGGCAAGGACGTCACCCTTTATGCGGCGGGCAGGACGGATGCGGGCGTGCATGCCACAGGACAGGTCTGCAGCTTTCTCACCGACACGGATATCGGCGAGGAGGGCCTTTTTGCGGGGATCAACTCCTTCCTTCCCGACGATATTTCGGTGTCGCGTCTCGAATTTGCCGATCCGGATTTTCACGCCAGATATTCGGCAGTGAGCAGGCATTACAGCTACAGGATACTCAACAGGAGGGCTCCTTCGGCTCTCGCTTTCAGATACACCTGGCATGTGAAGCGGCTCCTGGACCCGGAGAGGATGAGACGCGCCTCAGGTCCCCTGCTGGGGACCCATGACTTCAGGTCTCTGGCCAACGCCGGCTGCGCGGACAACACCGTGAGGACGGTAAAGTCTTTGTCCATTCACAAAGACGGCGATATAATATATATCGACATCGAGGCCGACGGCTTTTTGCGCAGTATGGTCCGGAACATTGCCGGTCTGCTGACGGAAGTCGGCCTGGGAAAGAGGGAGCCCGAAGCCATCGAGGGCCTATTGGAGAAGAGAGACAGACGTCTGGCGGGGCTGTGCGCCCCGGCCAAGGGTTTGTTTTTTACAAGAGTAGATTATTAA